From Marivirga harenae, one genomic window encodes:
- a CDS encoding transcription elongation protein SprT, with product MNHYEKQIHHRLSRFVPDNSVDLAFNLWKEKPFRFVVVKARHSKLGDFRKKPNEDSAIITVNENLNPYSFLITYVHEVAHHWVYEKFKGRVSPHGNEWKNAFKDLMLPFQIPEIFPEPVLKALNVYMLNPKAASLSDIRLAKALKTFDPVNPDEMSLLELKLGQKFTLENRLFEKHETRRTRVRCKEVKSGKYYLVHKMAMIIPE from the coding sequence ATGAACCATTACGAAAAACAAATACATCATAGATTAAGCCGCTTTGTCCCTGATAATTCCGTTGATCTGGCCTTCAATCTTTGGAAAGAAAAACCATTTCGATTCGTGGTTGTGAAAGCCAGACATTCTAAACTTGGTGATTTCAGAAAAAAACCAAATGAAGATTCGGCCATCATCACTGTCAATGAAAACTTAAATCCGTACTCTTTTCTGATCACATATGTTCATGAAGTGGCACATCATTGGGTCTATGAAAAATTTAAAGGAAGAGTTTCGCCTCATGGTAATGAATGGAAAAATGCCTTTAAAGATTTGATGTTGCCTTTTCAGATTCCCGAAATTTTTCCTGAGCCTGTATTGAAAGCTTTGAATGTTTATATGCTTAACCCTAAAGCAGCTTCACTTTCTGATATTCGTTTGGCTAAAGCTTTAAAAACTTTTGACCCTGTGAATCCTGACGAAATGAGCCTTTTAGAGCTTAAACTTGGACAAAAATTCACGCTTGAAAACCGCCTCTTTGAAAAACATGAAACTCGAAGGACGCGGGTGAGATGTAAAGAGGTGAAGTCAGGAAAATACTATTTGGTGCATAAAATGGCCATGATTATTCCAGAATAG
- a CDS encoding SO2930 family diheme c-type cytochrome, with the protein MKNALYIIIGIFFLLSCSTKERQKQETQQSSPSSFSFTSNRELGKEKLSDYNFFKGDLADLSPHENVHPYQLNSALFSDYAHKARFFQIPKGESAEYHPTEVMEFPVGSILIKNFYYPNDFSKPDGNKRILETRLLIHEEKGWKALPYVWNDEQTDAFLEVAGATKSVSWRDNDGNTQKINYSIPNMNQCRSCHLKDGKIMPIGPSARQLNGDFDYAEKGQMNQLKYWHAHGLLSNLPTGKLPKLVNYENESDPLADRARAYLEINCGHCHRPEGPAKNSALHLMASVDNPAAWGVGKTPIAAGKGSGGLKYDIVKGNADQSILTYRMESSDPGTMMPELGRKMVHKEGLALVRQWINEME; encoded by the coding sequence ATGAAAAACGCTCTCTATATTATAATAGGTATATTCTTTCTGCTTTCCTGCAGTACTAAAGAAAGGCAAAAACAAGAAACTCAACAAAGCTCTCCGTCCTCTTTTAGCTTTACTTCCAATAGAGAATTAGGGAAAGAAAAACTCTCTGATTATAATTTTTTCAAAGGAGATCTAGCTGATTTATCCCCTCATGAAAATGTACATCCCTATCAACTTAACTCAGCACTCTTTTCCGATTATGCTCACAAAGCTCGTTTTTTTCAAATCCCAAAAGGTGAAAGCGCAGAATACCATCCAACTGAAGTAATGGAATTCCCTGTTGGCAGTATTTTAATTAAGAATTTCTATTACCCAAACGATTTTTCGAAGCCTGACGGCAATAAAAGAATTTTAGAGACCAGATTACTCATTCATGAGGAAAAAGGCTGGAAAGCTTTGCCCTACGTTTGGAACGATGAGCAAACCGATGCTTTTCTGGAAGTAGCTGGAGCTACCAAAAGCGTAAGTTGGAGAGATAATGATGGCAATACTCAAAAAATCAATTACAGCATTCCTAATATGAACCAATGCAGAAGTTGCCATTTAAAAGATGGTAAAATCATGCCCATTGGACCATCAGCCCGGCAGCTCAATGGAGATTTCGACTATGCAGAAAAAGGACAAATGAATCAATTGAAATATTGGCATGCTCATGGATTATTATCGAATTTACCCACGGGAAAATTACCAAAATTAGTCAATTATGAAAATGAATCTGACCCTTTAGCCGATAGGGCCAGAGCCTATTTGGAAATTAATTGCGGGCATTGTCACCGACCGGAAGGTCCTGCCAAAAATTCAGCTTTGCACTTAATGGCCTCAGTTGATAATCCTGCTGCTTGGGGAGTGGGCAAAACGCCAATTGCCGCAGGCAAAGGCTCTGGTGGATTGAAATATGATATTGTAAAAGGAAATGCTGACCAATCGATTCTTACCTACCGCATGGAATCAAGCGACCCAGGAACTATGATGCCTGAATTAGGTAGGAAAATGGTTCATAAAGAGGGCTTGGCTTTGGTGAGGCAATGGATTAATGAGATGGAATAA
- a CDS encoding 1-(5-phosphoribosyl)-5-[(5-phosphoribosylamino)methylideneamino] imidazole-4-carboxamide isomerase: MIQIIPSIAIRDGKIIRVEGANIAGAKVYDDSPIDVARKLEDNGIKVVHIVDLDGAHRGSPVNYHILEAIHGYTDLELDFTGGINTDGDISKAYEYGADYITAASIAVERKELFASWIVSYGREKITLGADALNGKIAYKGWMQNTDIDIVEHIRYFYDRGLKYVKTTDISKEGSLAGPAFDLYQSILDEFPDICVLASGGVRNIDDIRKLNDMGVFAVIFGKAYYEGNIKLSDLKEFLV; encoded by the coding sequence ATGATTCAAATTATTCCATCCATCGCCATCCGAGACGGTAAAATTATTAGGGTTGAGGGCGCCAATATTGCTGGAGCAAAAGTGTATGATGATTCGCCTATCGATGTGGCAAGGAAGTTGGAAGATAATGGAATCAAGGTGGTTCACATCGTAGATTTAGATGGCGCTCACCGTGGGTCACCAGTCAATTATCATATCTTAGAAGCTATTCATGGGTATACAGATTTAGAGCTTGATTTTACGGGCGGTATTAATACAGATGGTGATATTAGTAAAGCCTATGAATATGGTGCCGATTATATTACCGCAGCAAGTATAGCTGTTGAAAGAAAGGAGCTGTTTGCCTCTTGGATCGTATCCTACGGTCGTGAAAAGATCACTTTAGGAGCAGATGCTTTAAATGGAAAAATAGCATACAAAGGATGGATGCAAAATACTGATATTGATATTGTTGAGCATATCAGGTATTTCTATGATAGAGGATTGAAATATGTAAAAACTACTGACATTAGCAAAGAGGGTTCTTTAGCAGGACCTGCATTTGATTTGTATCAAAGCATCTTAGACGAATTTCCAGACATCTGTGTTTTAGCCAGTGGAGGAGTACGTAATATTGATGATATTCGAAAGTTAAATGACATGGGTGTTTTTGCGGTAATTTTTGGTAAAGCTTATTATGAAGGTAATATCAAACTAAGCGATCTTAAGGAGTTCTTGGTTTAG
- a CDS encoding DUF4295 domain-containing protein produces the protein MAKKVVASLKDKDAKGYAKIIKAVKSKNGVYSFREEMVPLDMAKEALKK, from the coding sequence ATGGCTAAGAAAGTTGTAGCAAGTTTAAAAGATAAAGACGCTAAAGGTTATGCTAAAATAATCAAAGCAGTAAAGTCAAAAAACGGAGTTTATTCTTTCCGTGAAGAAATGGTACCTTTGGATATGGCCAAAGAGGCACTTAAAAAATAA
- the rpmG gene encoding 50S ribosomal protein L33, with protein MAKKGNRVQVILECTEHKQTGAPGTSRYITTKNRKNTTERLELKKYNPILKKYTVHKEIK; from the coding sequence ATGGCTAAGAAAGGAAATAGAGTTCAGGTTATTTTAGAATGTACAGAGCACAAACAAACTGGCGCTCCAGGTACTTCTCGTTATATCACGACCAAAAACAGAAAAAACACAACAGAGAGATTGGAGTTGAAAAAATATAATCCAATTTTGAAGAAATATACTGTTCACAAAGAAATTAAGTAA
- the rocD gene encoding ornithine--oxo-acid transaminase, producing the protein MIEEIKNSQQAIDMENKHGAHNYHPLPAVLAKGDGVFLWDVEGKKYYDFLSSYSAVNQGHSHPRILETLKKQAETLTLTSRAFYNNILGPFEKYITEYFGFDKVLPMNSGAEAVETALKIARKWATEKNGVAPNAGKVIVAEQNFHGRTTTIISFSSDANAKKNFGPYNPGFIKIPYNDTEALDKILEGEDDVVGFLVEPIQGEAGVYRPDNDYLRKCKEICKKHNVLFIADEIQTGIARTGSLLAVCGDCTCQGHCEKQSTYVEPDILILGKALSGGFYPVSAVLANDHIMEVLTPGTHGSTFGGNPLGAAIALTALEVVKDEKLAQNARKLGQLFRDRMQKFVDSSDMVNLVRGKGLLNAVVINDSEDSSTAWDICMALKENGLLAKPTHGNIIRFAPPLVITEEQLNECCDIIEKTITDFKKK; encoded by the coding sequence ATGATTGAAGAAATCAAAAACAGTCAACAAGCCATTGACATGGAAAATAAGCATGGAGCTCATAATTACCATCCGCTGCCTGCCGTTTTGGCTAAAGGAGATGGAGTTTTCCTTTGGGATGTAGAAGGGAAAAAATATTATGACTTCTTATCTTCATACAGTGCGGTTAACCAAGGACACAGCCACCCAAGAATATTAGAAACCCTTAAAAAACAAGCTGAAACACTAACTCTAACATCAAGGGCTTTCTACAATAATATTCTAGGGCCATTTGAAAAATACATCACTGAATATTTTGGCTTCGATAAGGTATTACCCATGAATTCTGGTGCAGAGGCAGTGGAAACTGCTTTAAAAATTGCCAGAAAATGGGCGACTGAGAAAAATGGTGTTGCTCCAAATGCTGGTAAAGTAATAGTAGCAGAGCAAAATTTTCATGGCAGAACAACTACTATCATTTCCTTTTCGAGTGATGCTAATGCCAAAAAGAACTTTGGCCCTTACAATCCTGGTTTTATAAAAATTCCTTACAACGATACTGAGGCTTTAGACAAAATTTTAGAAGGAGAAGATGATGTGGTTGGATTCTTGGTGGAGCCAATTCAAGGAGAAGCAGGAGTTTACAGACCTGACAATGATTATTTAAGAAAGTGTAAGGAGATCTGTAAAAAACATAACGTACTGTTTATTGCTGATGAGATTCAGACAGGAATAGCTAGAACTGGAAGTTTATTAGCTGTTTGTGGTGATTGTACTTGTCAAGGCCATTGCGAAAAGCAATCTACTTATGTAGAGCCAGACATTCTAATCTTAGGTAAAGCTTTATCAGGAGGTTTTTATCCTGTTTCAGCTGTTTTAGCTAATGATCACATAATGGAGGTATTAACTCCCGGTACTCATGGTTCGACTTTTGGAGGAAACCCACTTGGCGCTGCCATTGCCTTAACCGCATTGGAAGTAGTGAAAGACGAGAAACTAGCTCAGAATGCAAGAAAATTAGGACAACTATTTAGAGATAGAATGCAGAAATTCGTGGATTCATCTGACATGGTCAACCTTGTGAGAGGAAAGGGACTTTTAAATGCTGTAGTTATCAATGATTCAGAGGACAGTTCCACGGCATGGGATATTTGCATGGCTCTAAAAGAAAATGGTTTATTAGCAAAACCGACTCATGGTAACATTATTCGATTTGCACCACCTTTGGTTATAACTGAGGAGCAATTGAATGAGTGCTGTGACATTATAGAAAAAACGATTACGGACTTTAAGAAAAAGTAA
- the rpmB gene encoding 50S ribosomal protein L28, whose translation MARVCQITGKRPQVGNNVSHSNNKTKRRFLPNLQKKRFYLPEEDKWITLKVSASAIRTINKNGLTSVLKKARENGNVLV comes from the coding sequence ATGGCACGAGTTTGTCAAATTACCGGAAAAAGACCACAAGTGGGAAACAATGTTTCGCACTCAAATAATAAAACCAAAAGAAGATTTTTGCCAAATTTGCAAAAGAAAAGGTTTTATCTTCCTGAGGAAGACAAGTGGATCACTTTAAAAGTATCTGCAAGCGCAATCAGAACCATTAATAAAAATGGTCTTACTTCTGTATTGAAGAAAGCACGTGAAAACGGTAATGTATTAGTATAA
- a CDS encoding parallel beta-helix domain-containing protein: MKKLIYFLPILLLISCDFEPEVADRSNAQWQNIEKDLQTALIMANDSDTIDIPEGYFKFTKSLLLDDKSNIVFKGTGIDKTVLSFKNQEEGAEGIKIADCKNISLVDFTIEDASGDNIKITDTDGVTLRRVKAQWTGKVSEKNGAYAIYPVLCKNVLIENCIAIGSSDAGIYVGQSDSVIIRNNEAYQNVAGIESENSNFVEIYENIAINNTGGILVFDLPGLTQYGEDIKVYKNVVKENNHRNFAPEGNIVGVVPPGTGIMVLATRNVDIYGNDIIDNRSVGVAVVSYELVAAISEEETEEADAEQAGSAQRVNNNYELDENYNPFPWGVKIRQNNIRNDKWFATFQHDFGKLFNFKFPFNPPDIVFDGFMAEGKTAKDILCIDQKDVHFVNLDAPNDLENMNTDLDEFACD; encoded by the coding sequence ATGAAAAAACTGATCTACTTTTTACCTATTCTTTTGTTAATAAGCTGTGATTTCGAACCGGAAGTGGCAGACAGAAGCAACGCTCAATGGCAAAACATTGAAAAAGATTTACAAACGGCCTTAATTATGGCTAATGACAGTGATACAATAGACATTCCCGAAGGCTACTTTAAATTTACCAAAAGCTTATTGTTGGATGACAAATCAAATATCGTTTTCAAGGGGACTGGGATTGATAAAACTGTCTTATCCTTTAAAAATCAAGAGGAAGGAGCAGAAGGTATAAAGATTGCGGATTGTAAAAATATTTCATTGGTTGATTTCACTATAGAAGACGCTTCCGGGGATAATATAAAAATAACCGATACGGACGGTGTCACTTTAAGAAGAGTGAAAGCACAATGGACTGGAAAAGTAAGTGAAAAAAATGGGGCTTATGCAATTTATCCTGTGCTTTGCAAAAACGTTTTGATTGAAAACTGCATTGCCATCGGTTCTTCAGATGCAGGCATTTATGTGGGTCAGTCTGATTCCGTGATTATTCGAAATAACGAAGCCTATCAAAATGTAGCTGGCATAGAAAGTGAGAACTCTAATTTTGTAGAGATATATGAGAATATCGCTATTAATAACACTGGTGGAATATTAGTCTTTGATTTACCTGGATTAACCCAGTATGGAGAAGACATAAAGGTTTATAAAAATGTAGTAAAAGAAAACAACCACCGCAACTTCGCACCTGAAGGAAATATTGTGGGTGTAGTACCTCCTGGCACAGGCATAATGGTGCTGGCCACCCGAAATGTAGATATTTACGGAAATGATATTATCGACAATCGTTCTGTTGGAGTGGCAGTAGTTAGCTATGAACTAGTTGCTGCAATCAGTGAAGAAGAAACCGAAGAAGCCGATGCAGAGCAAGCTGGTTCTGCTCAAAGAGTCAATAACAATTATGAATTAGATGAAAATTACAACCCTTTCCCGTGGGGAGTAAAAATTAGGCAAAATAATATCCGTAATGATAAATGGTTTGCCACTTTCCAGCATGATTTTGGTAAGTTATTTAATTTTAAATTCCCTTTTAATCCGCCCGATATCGTATTTGATGGATTTATGGCAGAAGGAAAAACTGCTAAAGATATATTATGCATTGACCAAAAAGATGTGCATTTTGTCAATTTGGATGCTCCAAATGATTTGGAAAATATGAATACAGACTTAGATGAATTTGCTTGTGATTAA
- a CDS encoding dihydrofolate reductase family protein, producing MNRKNCVFIATSLDGYIADKNGDIDWLHEIPNPDNSDMGYTKFNKEIDAVVMGRKTFETVLGFDVDWPYTKPVYVLSEKLYEIPESHSKRAFLLKGELSEILAQIYQRGHNNLYIDGGTTIRNFLREDLIDEMIITTIPVLLGGGSPLFTDLPKELKFNLVESKIYLNQVSQLHYVRER from the coding sequence ATGAACAGAAAAAACTGCGTTTTCATTGCAACAAGTTTAGACGGATATATTGCAGATAAAAATGGGGACATTGATTGGTTGCATGAAATACCAAATCCTGATAATTCAGACATGGGTTATACAAAATTCAACAAGGAAATTGATGCTGTTGTCATGGGACGGAAAACTTTTGAAACAGTACTAGGATTTGATGTTGATTGGCCATATACAAAGCCTGTTTATGTTTTGAGCGAAAAGTTGTATGAAATACCAGAATCTCATAGCAAACGAGCTTTTTTGTTGAAAGGAGAGTTGTCGGAAATTCTAGCTCAAATTTATCAAAGAGGGCATAATAATCTTTATATAGATGGAGGAACTACAATCAGAAATTTCCTAAGAGAAGACTTGATTGATGAAATGATAATAACTACAATCCCCGTTTTATTAGGTGGGGGCTCGCCATTATTTACTGATCTGCCAAAGGAGCTGAAATTTAACCTTGTTGAATCAAAAATATATTTAAATCAAGTTAGTCAGCTTCATTATGTTCGAGAAAGATGA